Genomic window (Bacillus pumilus):
TTTTGCGCTTCGTGCACTCTCCGTTTTTCTTCATATAAATCATCTCAATCGGTATTTGCTGATGAAGAGATTGCTTCAGTAAATAATTCATGATGCTCACACTCCTTTCACTTCATTATAATCGAACAAACGTTCTTTTTCAAGCTAAAAAGGAACGTTTGTTCTGTTTATTTTCTCAAAAAAAAGAACAGCTTATTCACTGCTCTCCTTGTATCCGTATTTCTCCATTTCTTGATAAATGTCTTTTAACTTTGGATTGCCTTCTCCAACAATTTGATCCTCCACTAAGACAAGCGGATAAAAGAATTCATCATCAAGAATCCGTTCAGATAGGTCTTTTTGGTGTTCGTTTTCTGGCGGGTGCTCAATATCAATATATGTGATGCGAAACGGCTGATTCGGGTATTTTCGTTTTAATGCTGCATCTAACCACTCAAATGTATCTTTTGAAGAAGGCAGATTCACGCAGCTAGCACAGAGTACATCTCTTCCATATACATAAAGATCAACGGTTTGATTCATTTGACAAGCCCCCTATTCTTTCTTTATTTTAGCTGAATTTTCTGTATGAAAAAAGTCAAAATCACTTTTTGTTTCAAGATGAGATTGTGCTATAATGAGAAGGAAACTTTGAAACCAATCAATAGATTTTTATCGTCCAGATGAATATAATGGTGATATGTTGTGAAAGGAGCGATTGTATCTAATGACTGAAGTCGAAATGAAAGACCAAGTACAGGAAGTACTAGACAAACTTCGTCCATTTCTATTACGTGATGGTGGAGACTGTGAGCTTGTAGACATTGAAGATGGCATTGTGAAATTACGTCTTCTTGGTGCATGCGGCAGCTGCCCAAGTTCAACCATTACATTGAAAGCCGGTATCGAGCGCGCATTATTAGAAGAAGTGCCTGGCGTTGTAGAAGTTGAACAGGTTTTCTAATTCATATATGACATGAAAACGACCCGAATTGGGTCGTTTTTTTCATGATTAGCTTAACTTCTCTCTAAACCATTCCTTCATGAAGTTCAGTCTTTGAATACGCTGCCCGGGATGGCCGCTTCTGGATAAATCATGAGATGCCTTAGGGAATTTGACAAGCCTTGTGTCTTTCCCAAGCTCCTTCAATGCCACAAAAAGCTGTTCTGCTTGATCGACTGGGCAGCGAT
Coding sequences:
- a CDS encoding YuzD family protein yields the protein MNQTVDLYVYGRDVLCASCVNLPSSKDTFEWLDAALKRKYPNQPFRITYIDIEHPPENEHQKDLSERILDDEFFYPLVLVEDQIVGEGNPKLKDIYQEMEKYGYKESSE